From Inquilinus sp. Marseille-Q2685:
AGGCGCCGGAGCAGACCGGCGGCACCCACAGGCGGCAGATGGTGTACGCTCCGGCGCCCGCCTTCTCGCAGGCGTCGAGGGCATCCTTCGCCGCGCCGCGCCAGGACGTGCCGTAGCCGGTGATCGTCTGGCCGGTCTGGGTCACCGCGACGGCGCCGCACTGGTTGCCGAACCAGCCGAGCGATTTGCAGCGCTGCCCGGTCGCCCTGCCGCAGTTCTCGATCGCAGCCTGCTCGGCCTCCTGCTCGCTGCCGTAGAAGGTCGACCAGAACAGCTGCCGATGGCCGGGGTCCGTGGCAAAGGCTCCATAGCCGTCGGGCGGGGGCGCGGATTGGGAGGGCCCCTGATGGACGGGATCGGGGTAGCGGGAGCCCGGCAGACAGTTGATCCTGAGCTGCAGCGTGCCGTTGGCGGGGTCGGTGTACTGCTCCGGCACCGGCATCGACCCTTCCGGGCAGCCGTCCTCGGCCTGCGCCTCACCATGCGCCAGCGCCACGCCCAGCAGGGCGGCCACGACGGCGAGCCCCTTCAAGATTCCGCGACCCACTCTTCCCTCTCCCCCTTCATTCGCCCTTCCATCGCACGGCGCCACCACACGACGGTTAGGCACCGCCCGTGGCAAACCGGAGGCCGCGCCGCGGCAGGCTTCGGGCCTCGGCTCCGACAAAGAGAAAGGGCCCTCGAAGGGGCCCTTTCCGTTTCCGAATTGCGTCCGGATCAGTTCTTGGCCTTGTCGACCAGCTTGTTCTTGGCGATCCACGGCATCATCGCGCGCAGCTTCTCGCCGACCTTCTCGATGTCGTGCTCGGCCTGGCGGCGGCGGGTGGCCTTGAAGCTGGCCTGGCCGACCTTGTTCTCGAGCATCCAGTCGCGGGTGAAGCGGCCGGACTGGATGTCGTCCAGCACGCGCTTCATCTCCTTCTTGGTCTCCTCGGTGATGATCCGCGGGCCGGTGACGTAGTCGCCGTATTCCGCGGTGTTGGAGATCGAGTAGCGCATGTTGGCGATGCCGCCCTCATACATCAGGTCGACGATCAGCTTGACCTCGTGCAGGCACTCGAAATAAGCCATCTCCGGCGCGTAGCCGGCCTCGACCAGGGTCTCGTAGCCGGCCATGATCAGCGCCGTCAGGCCGCCGCACAGCACCACCTGCTCGCCGAACAGGTCGGTCTCGCACTCTTCCTTGAAGGTGGTCTCGATGATGCCGGCGCGGCCGCCGCCGATCGCCGAGGCATAGGACAGGCCGATGTCGAGCGCGGCGCCGGTGGCGTTCTGGTCGACCGCGATCAGGCACGGCACGCCGCCGCCCTTCTGGTACTCCGAGCGCACGGTGTGGCCCGGGCCTTTCGGCGCCACCATGAACACGTCCAGGTCCTTGCGCGGCACGATCAGGTTGAAGTGCACGTTCAGGCCGTGGGCGAAGGCGATGGCGGCGCCTTCCTTCATGTTGGGCCCGAGGTCGCGGGCGTAGATGTCGGCCTGCAGCTCGTCCGGCGTGCACATCATCAGCACGTCGCCCCAGGCGGCGGCCTCGGCCGGCGACATCACGGTGAAGCCGGCGGCCTCGGCCTTCTTCACGGTCGGGCTCTCGGGGCGCAGGGCGATGCGCACATCCTTGACGCCGCTGTCGCGCAGATTGGCGGCATGGGCATGGCCCTGGCTGCCATAGCCGACGATCACCACCTTCTTCGACTTGATCAGGTTCACATCCGCGTCGCGGTCGTAATAAACGCGCATAGCTCTGTCCTCTCACACAGGGCCGGGCGGCCCGGCCTTTCTCAACGATGACGGGAACCGCCGGCTGCTGGCAACCGGCAGCAATGGTTCAGACGGCGGTCAGGAGCCCTTCGGGCCCCCGGGCGATGGCGACGACGCCGGTCCGGCTGACATCGACGAGCCCGAGCGGCACCATCAGCTGGATGAAGGCGTCGATCTTCTGGGACGATCCGGTGACCTCGAAGACGAAGCTCTCGGTCGTCGAATCCACGGCCCGGGCCCGGAACACGTCGGCGATGCGCAGGCTCTCGATGCGCTTGTCGCCGCTGCCCCGGACCTTGACCAGGGCCAGCTCGCGCTCCACGGCCGGGCCGTCCAGCGTCAGGTCGTGCACGCTGTGAACCAGCACCAGCCGGTCCAGCTGGGCCTTGATCTGCTCGATGATCATCGGCGTGCCGGAGGTGACGACGGTGATGCGCGACAGGTCCCGCGCCGCGTCGACCTCGGCCACGGTCAGGCTCTCGATGTTGTAGCCGCGGCCGGAGAACAGGCCGATGACGCGGGCGAGAGCGCCCGGCTCGTTGTCCACCAGCACGGCGATGGTATGGGTTTCGATCTGGGTCTGCGGGGTCATGGTCGATCCGGGGAAGGTCACGAGACGAGAGTCGCGGCCACCCTCTGGTCGGATGGCCGCGGCGAAGGGCGTCGTCCGCGCCTTATACGAGCACCATCCCCTCCTCCGAGGTCGGCTTCGCGGCCTGGTCGCTCGGCCCCAGCAGGATCTCGTTGTGGGCGGCCCCGCCCGGGATCATCGGGAAGCAGTTCTCCATCTTGGAGACCTGCATGTCGACGACCACCGGTCCCTTGATCCGCAGCATCTCGCGGATCACGTCGTCGGCCTCGCCCATGCAGGTGGCGCGGAGGCCGGTCAGGCCGAAGGCCTCGGCCAGCTTGACGAAGTCCGGCAACGCCTCGGAGTAGCTCTCGGAATAGCGCTCCCCGTGCAGCAGCTCCTGCCACTGCCGCACCATGCCCATCCAGAAGTTGTTGACGATGAAGATCTTCACCGGCAGCCGGTACTGGGCGATGGTCGACAGCTCCTGGATGTTCATCAGCGGCGAGGCCTCGCCGCCGACATCGATCACCAGCGCCTCGGGATGCGCGATCTGCACCCCGACCGCGGCCGGCAGGCCGTAGCCCATGGTGCCGAGCCCGCCCGAGGTCATCCAGCGGTTCGGCTTCTGGAACGGGATCAGCTGCGCCGCCCACATCTGGTGCTGGCCGACCTCGGTGGTGATGTAGACGTCGTCGCGGTCGGCGGTCAGTTCGCCCAGGCGCTTGATCGCGTATTGCGGCTTGATGATCGCCTCATGCGACCGGTCCTGCGCGAACTGCAGGCAGTTGCGGGCCTGCCACTGCCTGATCTGGCCCCACCAGCCGGCGATCGCCTTCTCGCGCGGCTTGTACCCCCGGCGCTTCCAGACCTCGACCATCGCCCGGATCACCTTGCCGGCGTCGCCGACGATCGGCAGGTCGACATGGACGTTCTTGTTGATCGAGGATGGGTCGATGTCGACATGGATCTTGGTCGACCCCGGCGAGAAGGCACTGATCTTGCCGGTCACCCGGTCGTCGAAGCGCGAGCCCAGCGCGACCATCAGGTCGGCGCCGTGCATCGCCAGATTGGCCTCGTAGGTGCCGTGCATGCCGACCATGCCGAGGAACCGCGGGTCGGAGGCCGGCAGGGCGCCCAGGCCCAGCAGGGTCGAGGTGCAGGGGAAGCCGGTCAGCTCCACCAGCTCGCGCAGCGCCGCCGACGCGTCGGGGCCGGAGTTGATGATGCCGCCGCCGGTGTACAGGATCGGCCGCTCGGCCTTGGCCATCAGCTCGACCGCCTGCTCGATGAGATCGGCATCGGGCTCGGTCCGCGGCCGGTAGGTGCGGTGCTCGACATGCTCGGGCGGGGTGTAGACGCCCTCGGCGAACTGCACGTCCTTCGGCAGGTCGATCACCACCGGGCCGGGCCGGCCGCTGCGGGCGACGTAGAACGCCTCGTGCAGCGTGCGGGCGACGGCGTTGGCGTCCTTCACCAGGTAGTTGTGCTTGGTGCAGGGCCGGGTGATGCCGGTCGTGTCGGCTTCCTGGAACGCGTCGTTGCCGATCAGATGGGTCGGCACCTGCCCGGTCAGGCAGACGATCGGGATCGAATCCATCAGCGCGTCGGTCAGGCCGGTGACCGCGTTGGTCGCGCCCGGGCCGGAGGTTACGAGGACGACGCCGACCTTCCCGGTCGAGCGGGCATATCCTTCCGCTGCGTGCACCGCCGCCTGCTCGTGC
This genomic window contains:
- a CDS encoding DUF4189 domain-containing protein; translation: MGRGILKGLAVVAALLGVALAHGEAQAEDGCPEGSMPVPEQYTDPANGTLQLRINCLPGSRYPDPVHQGPSQSAPPPDGYGAFATDPGHRQLFWSTFYGSEQEAEQAAIENCGRATGQRCKSLGWFGNQCGAVAVTQTGQTITGYGTSWRGAAKDALDACEKAGAGAYTICRLWVPPVCSGASFTAEDNEPARTATVDEIEEMSAEIVDREYWGAVASDGHDIRGGYGLPDRRSAERVALSKCTGCKIVQVFESSCAGIAWPTDGRPVYEVVVNTDPAVAKARAKAQCTGEYGACEAGVRCSGRRYPASNPDAAAAPAGGG
- the ilvC gene encoding ketol-acid reductoisomerase — its product is MRVYYDRDADVNLIKSKKVVIVGYGSQGHAHAANLRDSGVKDVRIALRPESPTVKKAEAAGFTVMSPAEAAAWGDVLMMCTPDELQADIYARDLGPNMKEGAAIAFAHGLNVHFNLIVPRKDLDVFMVAPKGPGHTVRSEYQKGGGVPCLIAVDQNATGAALDIGLSYASAIGGGRAGIIETTFKEECETDLFGEQVVLCGGLTALIMAGYETLVEAGYAPEMAYFECLHEVKLIVDLMYEGGIANMRYSISNTAEYGDYVTGPRIITEETKKEMKRVLDDIQSGRFTRDWMLENKVGQASFKATRRRQAEHDIEKVGEKLRAMMPWIAKNKLVDKAKN
- the ilvN gene encoding acetolactate synthase small subunit; amino-acid sequence: MTPQTQIETHTIAVLVDNEPGALARVIGLFSGRGYNIESLTVAEVDAARDLSRITVVTSGTPMIIEQIKAQLDRLVLVHSVHDLTLDGPAVERELALVKVRGSGDKRIESLRIADVFRARAVDSTTESFVFEVTGSSQKIDAFIQLMVPLGLVDVSRTGVVAIARGPEGLLTAV
- a CDS encoding acetolactate synthase 3 large subunit — protein: MSTETLTGAEIVLRALRDQGVEVIFGYPGGAVLPIYDAIFKQNAIRHILVRHEQAAVHAAEGYARSTGKVGVVLVTSGPGATNAVTGLTDALMDSIPIVCLTGQVPTHLIGNDAFQEADTTGITRPCTKHNYLVKDANAVARTLHEAFYVARSGRPGPVVIDLPKDVQFAEGVYTPPEHVEHRTYRPRTEPDADLIEQAVELMAKAERPILYTGGGIINSGPDASAALRELVELTGFPCTSTLLGLGALPASDPRFLGMVGMHGTYEANLAMHGADLMVALGSRFDDRVTGKISAFSPGSTKIHVDIDPSSINKNVHVDLPIVGDAGKVIRAMVEVWKRRGYKPREKAIAGWWGQIRQWQARNCLQFAQDRSHEAIIKPQYAIKRLGELTADRDDVYITTEVGQHQMWAAQLIPFQKPNRWMTSGGLGTMGYGLPAAVGVQIAHPEALVIDVGGEASPLMNIQELSTIAQYRLPVKIFIVNNFWMGMVRQWQELLHGERYSESYSEALPDFVKLAEAFGLTGLRATCMGEADDVIREMLRIKGPVVVDMQVSKMENCFPMIPGGAAHNEILLGPSDQAAKPTSEEGMVLV